The Planctellipticum variicoloris DNA window GTCGAATTCGACGACGATGGAGACGCCCGAGTCTGGTCGGAGCCGGAGCAGGACTGAGAATGACTTACAGCCTCTGTGAAACCTGCCGTCACAGAGGGCGCAACGGAGCCCGCCAGACTTCGCCACATTACGACCCCCTACCAATGGTCCTCGCAGAACACGAGAATCGCCTCGGCTTTTTGCTCGTCCACCAGACCCAGGGCGAGATGAGCGGCGACATAGCAGAGAGCAAAGCCCATCAGCGGTCGGTGTTCCAGTGCATGATCGACGCCATCGGGATCAGAATTCGCCACGTAATTCGCCAACGCCAGCTTGATCACACGATCTGCTTCCGGCCCCTTGCGCTTCTTCCCTCGAAACTTCAGGCACACCAGCGGGGCCAGATGAAACAGGTTGGCGTCCGTGATCTCGGCGTCGATCAGCAGACCGAACGGCCTGGCTTCTCTGGCGTCGGCAATTGCCAACTGGATCTCCTCGAACCTCTCAGCAGGCGTGGAGGGTATCGGACGTTTCATATCAGGCGGCCTCTGGTCTTATCAGGCGTCCCATAACGAGCCCCCCGGACCGGTTGTCTCGGATGAGGAACAGGAATGAATGGTTGGCGTTGTAGCGAACTTGGAGGAGGTAAATTGGCGCTCGTCTCCTTTAACACAACCGCAGTCGCCGGGTGAAGCGCGGGTGGCCCCGGCTCAGCGTCTTCGGGTGCAGTCGACATTGGGTAGTCCACGGGCATCAATCGCCGCGAGCCTCTGAGCCCCGAAGGGGCGGCAGAGTGTAGCCACGGGTGAAGCTCAGTCTGCCGTCAGGCAGACTGAGCGGAACCCGTGGTCTCGGTCGTGCCCCAACGACCAGCCCCGGCAGGGGCGATGGAGCCGTCGCCCATGTGTGAATCGTCATATGGCCGCGACTCTTTCGCCCCTCCGGGGCTCCGGAGGGTAATGCGATCCTGTCCACGGGTTCCGTGTCGGTCGGCTTCGCCGCCGACACTCCACCCGTGGCTACACTCTGCCGCCCCTCCGGGGCTCAAGCCACGCCGGAAAGATCATCGACCACCAATCGCCGACTGCACCCGGGCGTCTTCGCCCTACCGCGGTGCCGAAGGCACAGAAGGACGGGCGGCGCAACGGGTTTCGATGGCGCGAAATAGGGGTAGGGAAGCCCCATTGGCTTGGGGCTCCCCTCCCTCCGAACCGGACGGGCGGATCTCCCGCATCCGGCTCTCCGGTTGATGGTTTACCTTCGTGAGGATTGACAGGCCAACGCATGGGCTGCGGCGAGACTGAACAGCCCCTGCTCGGCGAAGTAGCGGTTCGGCCAGGCAAAGCAATCGGACGGTTTGCGGGCCACGCCGCGTCCGCCGCAACGGCGACGCAACAGACTCCGCAGACGCATCCGCAGCCAGCCATCCAGGGTTTTGTAGTCCGAGCGCCTGCTGCCGTGCTGGAAGTACGCGAACCAGCCGCGGAGCGACCGGTTCACGCGAAACACGATGCGCTGCAACGACGCGCCGGAAGTCCGACGTGTCTGTCGACGCAGCGTGTCCTTCAACGTCTGCAGGCTCTTCGAGCGGGGCCAGTGCTTTTCGCCGGCGAATTCGTACCCCAGAAACGCAAAGCTCTCCGCACGCACATCGACGATCCGCGTTTTCGTCGGGTGCAGCGTCAGACCGTTATCGGCCACCCACTCCCGCACGAGATCCAGAGCGTGCGACGCCTCGGCGGCGGTGCGGCACAGGATCACGAAATCATCGGCGTAACGCACCATCTGCAGACCGGCAGCGGCCAGCAGATGGTCCAGCGGATCGAGGTAGATGTTGCTCAGCAGCGGACTGAGGACCGCCCCCTGCGGGGCTCCGGCCTCGGGGGTCCACGACTTCGCGTCCTCAATGATCCCTGCGGTCAGGAACGATTCGATCAGCGATAACACACGGCCGTCCGCCAGTTTCTCCCGCAGACGCAGCAGCAACCGATCATGGGGGATCGAATCGAAATATCCCTTCAGGTCGGCGTCCACCACGTGGACATAGCCAGCCTTCAGGAGTTGATCCACCCGTCGAAGCGCGTCCTTGCAGCCGCGGCCCGGCCGGAAGCCGTAACTCTGGTCGGCAAAGTCGCGTTCGAAGATCGGCTCGATCACGTTCACCACTGCCGCCTGCACGACGCGGTCCCGCACCGTGGGAATCCCCAAGGGGCGGGTCTCGCTTGTGCCGGGTTTGGGAATGTGAACGCGGCGGATCGCCTGCGGTCGATACGTATCGTCTTTGAGGGCGTCCGACAGCCGCCAGAGAGCGTCTGGAAGCTGTGCGGAGAACTCGTCGACAGTCACGTGATCCACGCCGGCGGCGCCCTTCTTGCGCGCCACCTGCTGCAGGGCCGCCAGCAGATTCCGCTCGGCGAACACCTTGTCATACAGCCGGAACCATTTGCCTCCTTCCACTCCCTCGACGAGAGCCGTCAACATGCGCACGGTCCAGACGCACGGTTTCGCGCACGCCCACAGGCGCGACGCTGTTCCGGCTTGTTGAGCCCGCGGCACTGCCGCCGGTGGGACTTCCGCTGGTCTGGTCATGTCGCCTTCCATCTTCCTGGAGCCCTTCGCTCCCCCGGAGTTACCCGGCTTCGTCGCTACTATGGCTCCTCTGACTCCTGACCGGGTCAGTCCCTCCCGGTCAGGTCTCTTTGCGTCATGTGTTCGAACTTCCGGCCATTCCGCCTCCAACCACCTGATGGCTCCGCCGATCGCTTTGACACGTTACCCTTCAGCGTCGACGGCTTCCGGATCGCTCCGGTCTGGGCTTCACCTTAAGAGGGCAGGCTCGCCAAACCACCCGGCCGAATCGAGTTCACTTGCGTTGCGGACTGGCCATTCGCCTCCCGATGCTCCCCACCCCGCCTCGCGGCGACGCAGTTTCGGTCGGCTACAGGCCGGAGAACGTCTACCTGAGGAGGACTTCCACCTCCCTGTTCGAACACACTTGCAAACGCACCCTCCTGTCGCTTTGCGACGCAGATAGGCCGCGGACGGCCAATCTGTGCCACCCGGCGATTGCAAAGGTTGTGACGCAGGAACGATCGACGGCTACACTTGGGTTTGCAGAACTTCTCTGCCAGCATACCGGTTCCCAACGGGATCCGGAATGCAATCGTTACGCTCTTTCGGCAAGCTCCGCCAATGTTCTGGCCCGTCCTTCTCCCCTTCAAGATTACCTGCTGGACGCTGGCAGGGCTGGTGCTGGGTGCCACAGTCATGGCCCCCGCGCTCAAAGGAAAACGGGGCAGAACATTTCTGCTCTCAACGTGCTTCGCGTTCGCCGCATTCATCCCTTCCTGCATTGGAATCGAGCTGATCGTCGACCAATTCCGATTCGGTCAGTTTGAGTACCTATGTTACGACGACATCCACGACTTTCGTTATCAGCGATACCTGCCTGCTACGGCGACGAACATCAAAATGCACAAGCATCCCGGCGGAAACGGGTATCGGGCGTGTTACTCAATTTCCGAAGCAGATTTTCAATCGTACCTGAACGAGCTTTGGGACGAGTACGGAGAGCGCTCTGCCGTCCAGCGAGGCGGATACAGCGATGACGGTCGGCGAGCAGATCACGACGATTTCAAACGCAAATTCGGGGATCTCGGATGGAAGCCATGGGACGATCCGGTCATCTCCCACAGTCCTTCGGAATCAGACGGCGGCGGCGCCACCTATTACTTCGACCGTGATGCCGGAACTGCGTATCAATCCACCGGGTTCTGGTAAAGCGACTGGAGGTGGGCGGTCGTCCGCCGTGTCGCGCAGATAACCGGGGGTTGAGCGCCAGCGACACCCCCGGAAACCGGCCCATCGCA harbors:
- the ltrA gene encoding group II intron reverse transcriptase/maturase is translated as MLTALVEGVEGGKWFRLYDKVFAERNLLAALQQVARKKGAAGVDHVTVDEFSAQLPDALWRLSDALKDDTYRPQAIRRVHIPKPGTSETRPLGIPTVRDRVVQAAVVNVIEPIFERDFADQSYGFRPGRGCKDALRRVDQLLKAGYVHVVDADLKGYFDSIPHDRLLLRLREKLADGRVLSLIESFLTAGIIEDAKSWTPEAGAPQGAVLSPLLSNIYLDPLDHLLAAAGLQMVRYADDFVILCRTAAEASHALDLVREWVADNGLTLHPTKTRIVDVRAESFAFLGYEFAGEKHWPRSKSLQTLKDTLRRQTRRTSGASLQRIVFRVNRSLRGWFAYFQHGSRRSDYKTLDGWLRMRLRSLLRRRCGGRGVARKPSDCFAWPNRYFAEQGLFSLAAAHALACQSSRR